From Numida meleagris isolate 19003 breed g44 Domestic line chromosome 4, NumMel1.0, whole genome shotgun sequence, the proteins below share one genomic window:
- the DCUN1D4 gene encoding DCN1-like protein 4 isoform X5 has translation MPPRKKRRPAAGDDLSAKKSRHDGMYRKYDSTRIKAEEEVFSSKRCLEWFYEYAGTDDIVGPEGMEKFCEDIGVEPENVVMLVLAWKLDAQNMGYFTLQEWLKGMTSLQCDTTEKLRNSLDCLRSLLNEPTNFKLIYRYAFDFAREKDQRSLDINTAKCMLGLLLGKTWSLFPVFHQFLEQQSKYKVINKDQWCNVLEFSRTINLDLSNYDEDGAWPVLLDEFVEWYKGKQMT, from the exons tatgtatAGAAAATATGATTCGACtagaataaaagcagaagaagaaGTCTTTTCAAGTAAGAGATGCTTAGAGTGGTTCTATGAATATGCAG GCACCGATGACATTGTAGGGCCAGAAGGTATGGAGAAATTTTGTGAAGATATTGGAGTTGAACCAGAAAAT GTAGTTATGCTTGTATTAGCATGGAAGTTGGATGCACAAAACATGGGCTACTTTACATTACAAGAATGGTTAAAAGGAATGACATCACTACA aTGTGATACTACAGAGAAATTGAGAAATTCTCTGGATTGCTTGAGATCTTTATTAAATGAGCCTACCAATTTTAAGCTTATTTATAGATATGCATTTGACTTTGCACGG GAAAAGGACCAGCGCAGCCTAGACATAAATACTGCCAAGTGTATGTTGGGCCTTCTTTTAGGAAAAACATGGtctctttttccagtatttcatcAGTTTCTAGAG CAGCAATCAAAATACAAAGTTATCAATAAGGACCAATGGTGTAATGTTCTTGAATTCAGCAGAACAATCAACCTTGACCTCAGTAATTATGATGAAGATGGAGCCT GGCCAGTATTGTTGGATGAATTTGTGGAATGgtataaaggaaaacaaatgacgTAG